One Peribacillus simplex NBRC 15720 = DSM 1321 genomic region harbors:
- a CDS encoding flavin reductase family protein has product MISVNPESLTERENYKFLTGSIIPRPIALVITQSETGTINIAPFSFFNIVSSNPPMISISVQRKEGVSKDTARNAIQTGEFVVHITDENNVADANRTAKELPSDESELGLTNFTPAVSDKVSVPGLQEAKVRFECTLEHAIPLAGSKNKPGCDLLIGKIVCYHIEQDIYHNGRIDQNGLKPVARLAGHTYTKLGELFELERP; this is encoded by the coding sequence ATGATTTCAGTTAATCCTGAAAGTCTGACTGAACGGGAAAATTATAAGTTTTTGACTGGAAGCATTATACCGAGACCTATAGCCCTGGTTATTACACAATCCGAAACCGGTACGATCAATATAGCGCCGTTCAGCTTTTTCAACATAGTCAGTTCCAATCCTCCGATGATTTCCATTTCTGTTCAACGGAAAGAAGGAGTTTCAAAGGACACTGCCCGAAATGCAATTCAAACAGGTGAGTTCGTTGTTCATATCACTGATGAAAATAATGTTGCTGATGCAAATCGAACGGCCAAGGAACTCCCATCTGACGAAAGTGAATTGGGTCTTACCAATTTCACGCCGGCTGTTAGTGATAAGGTATCCGTACCTGGATTGCAAGAAGCGAAAGTACGCTTTGAATGTACATTAGAGCATGCGATACCATTGGCAGGTTCCAAGAATAAACCTGGTTGTGATTTATTAATAGGGAAAATAGTCTGCTATCATATAGAGCAGGATATTTACCATAATGGCCGAATTGACCAGAATGGGCTAAAACCTGTAGCAAGATTAGCAGGTCATACTTATACAAAACTAGGGGAATTATTTGAACTAGAACGTCCTTAA
- the cls gene encoding cardiolipin synthase, which yields MEFTHVTSVLLGLVIILNILFATIVIFFERREASTTWAWLLVLYFLPVVGFILYLLFGTSLRHAHLFQWEDKKKIGIEEILDKQMEELSMDHFPFRNASSSNYRDLIYMHLRNNDAVLTEDNQVDIFTEGKNKFDQLFNDIEAAENHIHIQYYIIQRDGLGKRFIEALTKKANEGVKVRLLYDELGSRGMTKRFFREFRQAGGRVEAFFPSKLKFINLRLNFRNHRKLVIIDGKIGYVGGFNVGDEYLGLNPKFGFWRDTHLRIKGSAVKAIQTRFILDWNQASKHHDITYQPHYFPIVKPQGNIDMQIVTSGPDSEWEQIKNGYIKLISSAKKSILIQTPYFIPDASLLDALRIASLSGLDVKIMIPNKPDHLFVYWATTFNAGQLLRAGAKIYIYDNGFIHAKMIVVDEEVSSVGTANIDVRSFKLNFEVNAFIYDEGMAETLTRIFYKDVEVCRQLTIEDFEKRSKWIRFKESIARLVSPIL from the coding sequence ATGGAATTTACGCATGTTACATCGGTTTTGCTCGGCCTCGTCATCATTCTAAATATTTTATTTGCCACGATTGTCATATTTTTTGAAAGAAGGGAAGCGAGCACGACCTGGGCTTGGTTATTGGTGTTATATTTTCTGCCTGTAGTCGGTTTTATTTTATATCTCCTTTTTGGTACGAGTTTAAGACACGCCCACTTATTCCAATGGGAGGACAAGAAGAAAATCGGGATTGAAGAAATACTTGATAAACAGATGGAAGAGCTTTCAATGGATCATTTTCCTTTTCGAAATGCTTCTTCAAGTAATTACCGTGATTTGATTTATATGCATCTCCGGAACAATGATGCCGTGCTTACTGAAGATAATCAAGTCGATATTTTTACTGAAGGAAAAAATAAGTTTGACCAGCTTTTTAATGATATTGAAGCGGCCGAAAACCATATACATATACAATACTACATCATTCAAAGGGACGGACTGGGTAAACGATTCATTGAAGCTTTGACTAAAAAAGCGAATGAAGGCGTCAAAGTTCGGCTGCTTTATGACGAGCTGGGTTCTAGAGGGATGACTAAACGTTTCTTCAGGGAATTTAGGCAGGCTGGAGGAAGAGTGGAGGCATTCTTTCCATCCAAATTAAAATTTATAAACTTACGGCTGAATTTCCGTAACCATCGAAAGCTCGTCATCATAGATGGGAAAATAGGGTATGTTGGAGGCTTTAATGTTGGAGATGAGTATTTAGGGCTTAATCCAAAATTCGGTTTTTGGCGTGATACACACCTTCGAATAAAGGGGTCGGCTGTCAAAGCCATTCAAACCCGTTTTATCCTGGATTGGAATCAGGCATCAAAGCACCATGATATAACTTATCAGCCTCATTATTTCCCTATTGTAAAACCTCAAGGTAATATAGATATGCAAATAGTGACAAGTGGGCCGGATTCTGAATGGGAACAAATTAAAAATGGCTATATTAAATTAATTTCTTCAGCAAAGAAATCGATTCTCATTCAAACACCTTACTTTATACCGGATGCAAGTTTATTGGATGCACTCCGAATTGCCAGTTTATCAGGATTAGATGTGAAAATCATGATTCCCAATAAACCTGATCACCTTTTCGTTTATTGGGCAACAACTTTCAATGCAGGGCAGTTATTAAGAGCTGGAGCTAAGATATACATCTATGATAACGGCTTTATTCATGCGAAGATGATCGTGGTGGATGAAGAGGTCTCCTCGGTGGGAACAGCTAACATTGATGTCCGAAGTTTTAAATTGAACTTTGAAGTCAATGCCTTCATTTATGATGAAGGAATGGCCGAAACACTGACAAGGATTTTTTATAAGGATGTCGAAGTTTGCAGACAACTTACAATTGAAGATTTTGAAAAGCGTTCAAAATGGATTCGTTTTAAAGAGTCCATTGCAAGGCTGGTATCACCCATATTATAA
- a CDS encoding helix-turn-helix domain-containing protein, whose protein sequence is MILNRLTTLRKAKRWSLQYTADRLGIAKSTYAGYESGHRRPSLETIKLLAGLYDTSTDYILGRVDYPAFLPKDISTESPQVMELTDLPNMELAVDGISLSEEETIQFIAFIRAKREVEINRDKQNET, encoded by the coding sequence ATGATATTAAATAGATTGACTACATTAAGGAAGGCCAAAAGGTGGTCTTTGCAATATACCGCTGACAGACTCGGAATCGCCAAGAGTACCTATGCAGGTTACGAATCGGGCCATCGCCGCCCTTCATTAGAGACGATTAAATTATTAGCAGGCTTATATGATACATCCACCGATTACATTCTAGGTCGAGTGGATTATCCAGCTTTTCTGCCTAAAGATATTTCCACAGAGTCACCTCAAGTCATGGAATTAACGGATTTACCAAATATGGAGCTAGCTGTCGATGGAATCTCTCTTTCTGAAGAAGAAACGATTCAATTTATCGCTTTTATTAGAGCTAAACGAGAAGTGGAAATAAATCGCGATAAACAAAACGAAACATAG
- a CDS encoding metal-sensitive transcriptional regulator: protein MEYDKQVKNRVKRIEGQLRGILKMMEENKDCRDVVTQLSATRSAIDRTIGVIVSSNLVECVREANESGEKNPEELVKEAVNLLVKSR from the coding sequence ATGGAATATGATAAGCAAGTTAAAAATAGAGTGAAGCGAATTGAAGGACAGCTTCGTGGGATATTGAAAATGATGGAGGAAAACAAAGATTGCAGAGATGTAGTAACGCAGTTATCTGCGACTAGATCTGCAATCGATAGGACAATTGGAGTAATAGTAAGTTCCAATCTTGTAGAATGCGTCAGGGAGGCTAATGAATCCGGAGAAAAGAATCCCGAAGAGCTAGTGAAAGAAGCTGTGAATTTATTAGTAAAAAGCCGGTAA
- a CDS encoding (S)-benzoin forming benzil reductase translates to MKTFIITGASKGLGAAIAKGCLQTSDHCILVSRTAHPEMQRMADRSGTKLTFISMDLNETEKLPSLVNEILAAVDETSDIYFINNAGVIEPIKPVGNLGMVNLETSMRVNFMAPIVLADEFVKQTKDWNRKKVMVNISSGAAKNPYHGWAAYCSTKAGLEMFTRVAGLEQDKTSFPTSLISFSPGVMDTEMQGTIRSADERDFSDREKFHEYKEKGMLRSPEFVADKLLQLLEAEDLENGKFYDIKNLL, encoded by the coding sequence GTGAAAACGTTTATAATCACAGGAGCTTCAAAAGGTTTAGGTGCTGCCATCGCCAAAGGATGTTTACAGACGAGTGATCATTGCATTTTAGTTTCCCGTACAGCCCATCCTGAAATGCAGAGGATGGCTGACCGATCCGGGACGAAACTTACATTTATTTCGATGGACTTGAATGAAACTGAAAAGTTACCTTCCTTAGTCAATGAGATTCTTGCTGCTGTCGATGAAACAAGTGACATTTACTTCATTAATAATGCAGGTGTCATCGAACCGATAAAGCCGGTAGGAAACCTTGGTATGGTAAATTTGGAAACAAGCATGCGGGTGAATTTCATGGCACCCATTGTATTGGCTGATGAATTCGTTAAACAGACAAAGGACTGGAACAGAAAGAAGGTAATGGTCAACATATCTTCAGGTGCAGCAAAAAACCCTTATCATGGTTGGGCAGCCTATTGCAGTACTAAGGCGGGGCTAGAAATGTTCACACGGGTTGCAGGCTTGGAACAGGATAAAACATCTTTCCCTACGTCCCTCATATCTTTTTCACCAGGTGTAATGGATACGGAGATGCAAGGGACAATCCGGTCAGCAGACGAACGGGACTTTTCCGATCGAGAAAAATTTCATGAATATAAAGAGAAGGGCATGTTAAGAAGCCCCGAATTTGTGGCAGATAAACTTTTGCAGCTTCTTGAAGCGGAAGATTTGGAGAATGGGAAGTTCTACGATATTAAGAATTTACTTTGA
- a CDS encoding CoxG family protein gives MSEGVHSIILPVSIKTVWGFVSVIDRWAPLVPGYINHEMINEGILIWEFKSELGLMKKKIKLEVNILEWMEPDKVTFKLKGINEKFDGHGYFLAEQCGIGQTKMTGCLAITAKGAKAPIVNALLKTYVPQMTIEFSEAVAQSLLVQK, from the coding sequence TTGTCAGAAGGCGTGCATAGTATCATTTTACCTGTTTCAATAAAAACAGTATGGGGATTTGTCAGTGTCATAGATCGTTGGGCACCTCTTGTCCCAGGATATATCAATCATGAGATGATAAATGAGGGGATACTTATTTGGGAGTTTAAAAGCGAATTGGGATTAATGAAGAAGAAAATTAAACTTGAAGTGAATATATTGGAATGGATGGAACCCGATAAGGTAACATTTAAACTAAAGGGAATAAATGAAAAATTTGATGGACATGGCTATTTTTTAGCAGAACAGTGCGGAATTGGGCAGACTAAAATGACTGGCTGTCTGGCGATTACGGCAAAAGGAGCCAAAGCCCCTATCGTCAATGCTTTGTTAAAAACCTACGTTCCCCAAATGACGATCGAGTTTTCTGAGGCAGTTGCACAAAGTCTCCTTGTACAAAAATAG
- a CDS encoding alpha/beta hydrolase yields the protein MKHIFQQGSNPEAPLLLLLHGTGGTETDLLPLAEMVSPGSSVLSVRGNVLENGMPRYFRRLAEGVFDEEDLIFRTKELYDFLELASGQYDFDRDRVVALGYSNGANIAASLMFHFEGALKGAILHHPMVPRRGIALPTLSDIPVFIAAGKNDPICPAEETDELNQLLLQAGARVDVHWENYGHQLTRSEVEAAGSWFYKKFI from the coding sequence ATGAAGCATATTTTTCAACAAGGAAGTAATCCGGAAGCACCCTTACTTTTGCTTTTACATGGCACTGGAGGAACGGAAACAGATCTCTTGCCGTTAGCGGAAATGGTTTCACCGGGTTCATCCGTATTGAGCGTACGGGGAAATGTACTTGAAAACGGAATGCCTCGTTATTTCCGCCGTTTAGCTGAAGGGGTTTTTGATGAAGAAGATTTGATCTTCCGTACGAAGGAGCTTTATGACTTCTTGGAATTAGCGTCCGGCCAATATGACTTCGATCGTGACAGAGTGGTAGCATTAGGTTATTCTAATGGTGCAAATATAGCCGCAAGTTTGATGTTCCATTTCGAAGGGGCACTAAAGGGAGCGATACTTCATCATCCAATGGTGCCGAGACGTGGGATTGCTTTGCCGACCCTTTCGGATATACCTGTATTTATTGCTGCAGGTAAAAACGATCCGATTTGCCCCGCAGAAGAAACTGATGAACTTAATCAACTTTTACTGCAAGCTGGTGCTAGGGTGGATGTTCACTGGGAAAATTACGGTCATCAGTTAACACGTTCAGAGGTCGAGGCAGCAGGTTCATGGTTTTATAAGAAATTTATATAA
- the aspA gene encoding aspartate ammonia-lyase, with product MLIEERTYRIEKDFLGEKEIPADVYYGIQTLRAVENFPITGYKVNEEMIRALAMIKKAAALANMDTKRLYDGIGSAIVKASDEVIDGKWHEYFIVDPIQGGAGTSMNMNINEIVANRALELMGHKKGDYVHVSPNSHVNMSQSTNDVFPTAIHLSTLRLLEQLLQTMTKMSTVLKNKAKQFDHVIKMGRTHLQDAVPIRLGQEFEAYSRVLDRDIKRISQSRQHLYEVNMGATAVGTGLNADPRYIENVVKYLAEISNLPLVGAEHLVDATQNTDAYTEVSASLKVCMMNMSKIANDLRLMASGPRAGLGEITLPARQPGSSIMPGKVNPVMPELINQVAFQVIGNDNTICLASEAGQLELNVMEPVLVFNLLQSISIMNNAFNVFTDYCLEGIEANEQHLKDYVEQSVGVITAVNPHLGYEVVSRIAREAILKGKSVRELCLQYDVLTEEELDLILNPYEMTKPGIAGASLFDRQ from the coding sequence ATGTTGATAGAAGAGAGAACATACCGAATCGAGAAAGACTTTCTTGGGGAAAAGGAAATTCCGGCAGATGTTTATTACGGAATACAAACTCTACGCGCTGTAGAAAATTTTCCAATTACCGGTTACAAAGTCAATGAAGAAATGATTCGTGCACTAGCCATGATTAAAAAAGCAGCCGCTTTAGCAAATATGGATACCAAACGGTTATATGATGGTATTGGAAGCGCTATCGTCAAAGCTTCTGATGAAGTGATCGATGGAAAGTGGCATGAATATTTCATCGTTGACCCAATTCAAGGCGGCGCGGGTACATCGATGAATATGAACATTAATGAAATCGTTGCCAACCGAGCGTTAGAACTTATGGGACACAAAAAAGGTGATTATGTACATGTTAGTCCAAATAGCCATGTTAACATGTCGCAATCAACGAATGACGTATTTCCAACTGCCATTCATTTATCAACACTACGACTTTTGGAGCAATTGTTACAAACAATGACCAAGATGAGTACAGTTTTAAAGAATAAAGCCAAACAATTTGATCATGTTATCAAAATGGGACGGACACATCTTCAGGACGCAGTGCCAATTCGCCTCGGTCAAGAATTCGAGGCATACAGTCGCGTGTTGGATCGGGATATAAAACGAATCAGTCAATCACGTCAACATTTATATGAAGTGAATATGGGAGCAACAGCAGTGGGAACGGGATTGAACGCAGATCCGCGTTACATTGAAAATGTTGTTAAATATTTAGCTGAAATCAGTAACTTGCCGCTTGTAGGAGCAGAACATTTAGTAGATGCAACCCAAAATACGGATGCATATACTGAAGTGTCAGCTTCATTGAAAGTATGTATGATGAATATGTCTAAAATTGCTAATGATTTACGTTTGATGGCTTCAGGACCAAGAGCGGGATTAGGAGAAATCACACTTCCAGCTCGTCAACCAGGTTCATCGATCATGCCAGGAAAAGTAAATCCAGTAATGCCAGAATTAATTAATCAAGTCGCTTTCCAAGTGATAGGGAACGATAATACGATTTGCTTAGCATCAGAAGCAGGACAACTAGAGTTGAACGTAATGGAGCCAGTGCTTGTATTCAATTTATTGCAATCAATCAGCATTATGAACAATGCTTTCAATGTCTTTACAGATTATTGTTTAGAAGGCATTGAAGCTAATGAGCAGCATTTAAAAGATTATGTCGAACAAAGTGTTGGAGTGATTACAGCAGTCAATCCGCACCTTGGGTACGAAGTGGTTTCACGTATTGCGCGTGAAGCGATATTAAAAGGCAAATCAGTTCGCGAACTTTGTTTACAATATGATGTGTTGACAGAAGAAGAATTGGATCTGATTCTAAATCCTTATGAGATGACAAAGCCCGGTATAGCGGGAGCTTCTCTTTTTGATCGACAATAA
- a CDS encoding DUF4309 domain-containing protein — protein sequence MNRFIQSVTFLMLAFLMFSGQAAFASSDSLTSQSTPDLLIRQIMGLAYESQQTINSGPFSVGDSLKKVEKAWGAPEDLSTVAANYWSHNVRFLYDGSTGRKTITAIDDFDPQLQTIQLSMLKELIGEPVSEVEQEGMYYVTYTDYENYKVVFVFESAWINPDPRLNMYTVEFASD from the coding sequence GTGAATCGTTTTATCCAAAGCGTTACATTTTTAATGCTCGCATTTCTCATGTTTAGTGGGCAAGCTGCTTTTGCTTCATCAGATTCATTAACATCACAATCCACGCCAGATCTTTTGATTCGGCAGATCATGGGTTTAGCTTATGAATCCCAGCAAACCATTAACAGTGGCCCATTCTCTGTAGGTGATTCATTGAAGAAAGTGGAAAAAGCCTGGGGTGCACCGGAAGATTTAAGTACTGTTGCGGCCAATTATTGGTCCCATAATGTCCGATTCCTCTATGACGGATCAACAGGTAGAAAGACGATTACCGCCATTGATGATTTTGATCCGCAATTGCAAACCATTCAATTATCCATGTTGAAGGAATTGATTGGTGAACCTGTTAGTGAAGTGGAGCAAGAAGGAATGTACTATGTCACCTATACCGATTACGAAAATTATAAAGTAGTCTTCGTGTTTGAAAGCGCCTGGATTAACCCAGATCCAAGATTGAATATGTATACTGTTGAATTTGCGTCAGATTAA
- a CDS encoding asparaginase, producing MKKLMLFTTGGTIASLEGENGLVPEMKADEILGHLPGLDLLCQIDSKPLMNIDSTNMQPEDWTEMAQSIHEHYHDYDGFVITHGTDTMAYTSAALSYMLQDLGKPIVITGSQIPIAFKKTDAKRNISDAIRFACEDIGGVYVVFDGRVIQGTRAIKLRTKSYDSFESINYPYIASIFKDKIEYLKPVHSPKKKEAKLDASLCTDVALVKLHPGIKPEFFDFLKNQCRGIVIESYGSGGIPFQGRNILEKLNELVECGISVVITTQCLEEGEDMDIYEVGRKVNKNVIIRSRNMNTEAIVPKLMWILAKTRDPKKVKEMMETPIAEDITF from the coding sequence ATGAAGAAGTTGATGTTGTTTACAACAGGTGGTACAATTGCATCGTTAGAAGGAGAAAATGGACTGGTTCCAGAGATGAAAGCTGACGAAATTTTAGGTCACCTACCGGGATTGGATTTACTATGTCAGATTGATAGTAAGCCTTTGATGAATATTGATAGTACAAATATGCAGCCGGAAGATTGGACAGAAATGGCACAATCCATCCATGAGCACTATCATGATTACGATGGCTTTGTGATTACCCATGGAACAGATACAATGGCTTACACTTCAGCTGCGCTCTCATATATGTTACAAGATTTAGGGAAACCAATTGTCATTACAGGTTCTCAAATCCCAATTGCCTTCAAAAAGACAGATGCCAAAAGAAATATCTCTGATGCGATTCGGTTTGCTTGTGAAGATATTGGAGGAGTATATGTTGTTTTTGATGGTAGAGTCATCCAGGGTACTAGGGCCATTAAATTGAGAACGAAAAGCTATGATTCGTTTGAAAGTATTAACTATCCTTATATTGCTTCCATATTCAAAGATAAAATTGAGTATCTAAAGCCAGTTCATTCACCAAAGAAAAAGGAAGCTAAGTTAGATGCTTCCCTATGTACTGATGTTGCTTTGGTTAAGCTGCATCCCGGTATTAAGCCTGAATTCTTTGATTTTCTGAAAAATCAATGTCGGGGAATCGTAATTGAAAGTTATGGAAGCGGCGGTATTCCATTTCAAGGAAGAAATATTTTAGAGAAATTGAATGAGTTGGTCGAATGTGGAATATCCGTAGTCATTACTACCCAATGTTTAGAAGAAGGGGAAGATATGGATATTTACGAAGTGGGACGAAAAGTAAACAAGAATGTCATCATTCGTTCCAGAAATATGAATACAGAAGCCATCGTTCCTAAGTTGATGTGGATATTAGCCAAGACACGGGATCCAAAAAAAGTGAAGGAAATGATGGAAACACCGATAGCAGAGGACATTACATTCTAG
- the mmuM gene encoding homocysteine S-methyltransferase: MKNKMNPIDAILRDHSVMILDGALATELEGHGCDLDDPLWSARVLLENPEVIYQVHSDYFRAGADCAITASYQATVEGFALRGIQEKEALELIRKTVLLARKARDEFWKEEYQTIRPKPLVAASVGPYGAYLADGSEYVGNYGVSDETLAAFHRSRISALIEAGADILAFETIPSLQEAKVLHSLLKDYPEVYAWLSFSLKNEKAISDGTLLEECARLLGDCEQIAAIGINCAPVSGITEAIQVLRANTHKPIIVYPNSGESYNPETKTWHGQESCNRLDLKSEEWHHAGARLIGGCCRTAPHHIADISRKWRPSVGVSS, encoded by the coding sequence ATGAAGAATAAAATGAACCCAATTGACGCAATTTTACGAGATCATTCAGTTATGATTTTGGATGGAGCTTTAGCTACAGAGCTTGAAGGGCATGGGTGTGATTTGGACGATCCCCTGTGGTCTGCACGTGTATTGCTTGAAAATCCAGAAGTGATTTATCAGGTTCACTCTGACTACTTTCGTGCTGGTGCTGACTGTGCGATAACGGCAAGCTACCAAGCAACAGTTGAAGGTTTCGCCCTCAGAGGAATACAAGAAAAAGAGGCTTTGGAGCTAATCCGGAAAACGGTTTTACTAGCAAGAAAAGCAAGAGATGAATTTTGGAAGGAAGAATATCAAACGATTAGACCTAAACCATTGGTTGCTGCATCAGTTGGACCTTATGGGGCTTATCTTGCAGATGGTTCAGAGTATGTAGGAAACTATGGTGTTTCAGATGAAACTTTAGCGGCATTTCATCGCTCACGAATATCAGCTTTGATTGAAGCAGGAGCTGACATTTTAGCATTTGAAACGATTCCTTCCCTGCAAGAAGCAAAAGTATTACATTCATTATTGAAAGATTATCCAGAAGTCTATGCTTGGCTATCCTTTTCGTTGAAAAATGAAAAAGCGATAAGTGACGGTACCTTGCTGGAGGAGTGTGCGAGATTGTTAGGGGACTGTGAGCAAATTGCAGCAATTGGCATCAACTGTGCGCCTGTATCAGGTATCACGGAAGCCATACAGGTGTTGCGTGCAAACACACATAAACCAATAATTGTTTATCCAAATTCTGGTGAATCATACAATCCAGAAACTAAAACATGGCATGGTCAAGAATCATGTAACAGGCTCGACTTGAAATCTGAAGAATGGCACCATGCAGGGGCACGTTTAATTGGAGGATGTTGCAGAACGGCACCTCATCATATTGCAGACATTTCAAGAAAGTGGCGACCTTCCGTGGGAGTATCCTCCTAG
- the mmuP gene encoding S-methylmethionine permease: MENKRKHDFQRQMQARHIIMLSLGGVIGTGLFLSSGYTIHQAGPFGTILSYLIGALVVYLVMLCLGELAVHMPETGAFHSYAAKYIGPGTGYTVAWLYWLTWTVALGSEFTAAGLLMQRWFPSISVWIWSALFAILVLALNVWTVKFFAESEFWFASIKVFAIVIFIILGAAAMVGFVPLINSQSAPLFSNFTSAGLFPNGAFAILMTMLAVNFAFSGTELIGIAAGETVNPEKTIPKAIRMTLWRLIIFFVGTIVVLSALLPFSDASVLESPFVTVLERIGVPYAADIMNFVILTAILSAANSGLYASSRMLWSLADKKTISPIFAKLTKRGVPVNAVIFSMLGGGLALFSSIIAPDTVYIVLVSISGLAVVVVWMSISASQFLFRRRFIKDGNSVNDLTYHTPLYPLVPIVSFMLCLASCIGIAFDPTQRIALYCGIPFILFCYGSYYLTQTIKKRGVDHEE; this comes from the coding sequence ATGGAGAATAAAAGGAAGCATGATTTTCAAAGGCAAATGCAAGCACGGCATATAATAATGCTATCGCTTGGCGGGGTGATTGGAACTGGTTTATTCTTAAGTTCGGGTTATACGATTCACCAGGCTGGCCCGTTTGGCACCATCCTTTCGTATCTGATTGGAGCATTAGTGGTTTATCTAGTCATGCTATGTCTAGGTGAACTGGCAGTACATATGCCCGAGACAGGTGCGTTTCATAGCTACGCAGCCAAATACATCGGACCAGGGACAGGGTATACAGTAGCCTGGTTGTACTGGCTAACTTGGACTGTTGCACTAGGTTCGGAATTCACGGCTGCAGGATTGTTGATGCAGAGATGGTTTCCATCAATAAGTGTCTGGATATGGAGTGCTCTATTTGCCATTTTGGTCTTGGCATTAAATGTGTGGACCGTTAAGTTTTTCGCTGAATCCGAATTCTGGTTTGCGTCTATAAAGGTATTTGCTATTGTGATATTTATTATTCTGGGAGCTGCGGCAATGGTAGGATTTGTTCCATTAATTAATTCACAATCAGCTCCGTTATTTTCCAATTTTACAAGTGCAGGTTTATTTCCGAATGGTGCTTTTGCCATTCTAATGACGATGCTCGCAGTGAATTTCGCATTTTCTGGAACTGAATTAATCGGAATTGCAGCTGGAGAAACTGTGAATCCAGAAAAAACGATACCAAAGGCAATCCGTATGACATTATGGAGATTGATTATCTTTTTTGTAGGAACCATCGTTGTATTATCCGCATTATTGCCTTTTTCGGATGCAAGTGTATTAGAGAGCCCCTTTGTTACAGTTCTGGAACGGATCGGAGTGCCATATGCAGCGGATATTATGAACTTTGTTATATTAACAGCCATTTTGTCTGCTGCAAACTCAGGACTATATGCCTCATCCAGAATGCTTTGGTCACTTGCAGATAAGAAAACTATATCACCAATATTTGCAAAATTGACAAAACGGGGTGTTCCGGTAAATGCAGTCATTTTCAGTATGTTGGGCGGTGGTTTAGCCCTTTTCTCGAGTATTATTGCACCGGATACTGTATACATAGTGCTTGTATCCATTTCTGGACTAGCCGTGGTTGTAGTTTGGATGAGTATTAGCGCGTCACAGTTTCTATTTCGCAGACGATTTATAAAAGATGGAAATTCAGTAAATGATTTGACTTATCATACACCATTATATCCACTCGTACCAATCGTTTCTTTTATGCTATGTCTTGCTTCTTGCATAGGAATTGCATTTGATCCTACACAACGAATTGCACTATATTGTGGCATACCTTTTATTTTGTTTTGCTATGGAAGTTATTATCTGACACAAACTATAAAGAAAAGAGGAGTAGATCATGAAGAATAA